The Lycium barbarum isolate Lr01 chromosome 10, ASM1917538v2, whole genome shotgun sequence genome includes a region encoding these proteins:
- the LOC132612636 gene encoding F-box/kelch-repeat protein At1g67480 — MPGVLSRMCFTDFRQQNSLGCTKSDSFLTYCVADDFHCPILAGLPDDVAKYCLALVPRSSFPAMGGVCKRWRSFIQSEEFVSIRKVAGLLEEWLYVLTLDAEGKESYWDVLDCYGNKHHQLPQMPGHTKASFGVVVLNGKLLVMGGHSMIDGSASASADVYQYDSYLNRWSKLASMNVARYDFACAEVNGMVYVVGGYGIDGESLSCAEVYDSDKDKWTVIESLRRPRWGCFACGFEGKLYVMGGRSSFTIGNSRFVDVYNPENHSWCSQMKNGCVMVTAHAVLEKKLFCMEWKNQRKLAIFNPKDDSWMMEPVPVMGSSSIRFQFGILDGKLLLFPLQGGDPGYSTLLYNPNAAPESQWQTCDIKPSGVCLCTVTIKA, encoded by the exons ATGCCGGGTGTTTTATCAAGGATGTGTTTCACAGATTTCAGGCAGCAAAATAGTCTAGGTTGTACCAAAAGTGATTCCTTTTTAACTTATTGCGTTGCTGATGATTTCCATTGCCCCATCTTGGCTGGACTGCCGGATGATGTGGCAAAGTACTGCCTTGCACTTGTTCCTCGATCAAGTTTTCCTGCTATGGGTGGTGTCTGCAAGAGATGGAGGTCATTTATTCAAAGTGAAGAGTTCGTCAGCATTAGAAAGGTAGCAGGCCTGCTTGAGGAATGGCTTTATGTCTTGACTTTGGATGCTGAAGGAAAAGAAAGCTACTGGGATGTTTTAGATTGCTATGGAAACAAACACCATCAGCTCCCACAGATGCCCGGTCATACAAAAGCTTCTTTCGGCGTTGTAGTTCTCAATGGTAAACTTCTTGTTATGGGTGGTCATTCCATGATTGATGGATCTGCGTCTGCCTCAGCCGACGTTTATCAATACGATTCTTACTTGAACAG GTGGAGCAAATTGGCTAGCATGAATGTGGCACGTTATGATTTTGCTTGTGCTGAGGTGAATGGAATGGTTTATGTGGTCGGTGGTTATGGGATAGATGGTGAATCTCTTTCTTGTGCTGAGGTGTATGATTCAGATAAAGATAAGTGGACTGTGATTGAGAGCCTTCGCAGGCCAAGATGGGGCTGCTTTGCATGTGGATTTGAGGGAAAGCTCTATGTTATGGGTGGTCGATCAAGTTTTACAATAGGGAATTCAAGGTTTGTTGATGTGTATAATCCCGAGAATCACAGTTGGTGCAGCCAGATGAAAAATGGTTGTGTCATGGTTACTGCTCACGCTGTTCTGGAAAAGAAGCTCTTCTGCATGGAGTGGAAGAACCAGCGAAAACTTGCTATTTTCAATCCCAAGGACGATTCATGGATGATGGAACCAGTTCCAGTGATGGGGAGTTCAAGTATTCGGTTCCAGTTTGGTATACTGGATGGGAAGCTCTTGCTGTTTCCTCTGCAAGGCGGCGATCCTGGTTATAGCACATTGCTATATAATCCTAATGCAGCACCAGAATCGCAGTGGCAGACTTGTGACATAAAGCCATCTGGTGTCTGCCTATGTACTGTAACTATCAAGGCATAA
- the LOC132614431 gene encoding probable arabinosyltransferase ARAD1 isoform X1, whose amino-acid sequence MKVKDTMSKSLLCLAVFIIFLFASLFYTGTIDYRSSFSLFDSSTLSKPTPCYTESDSLKVYMYDLEMKYNTGLLKGSHYNAPAVTVETLPKWPYYTGLRKQHSVEYWMLASLLYGNDEAVRVLDPESADVFFVPFFSSLSYNTYYRHGNDSEVKFDDALQAEIADFLQKSEHWKRSSGRDHVIPMHHPNAFRRYREKVNAAIFIVADFGRPPPTVSNLRKDVVAPYAHVVETFEGDKTADPYESRTTLLFFRGRTDRKDDGKDRQQLKDMLSGQKDVVFEAAGISGKGVNESTNGMRSSKFCLHPAGDTPSSCRLFDAIVSHCVPVIVSDKIELPFEDELDYTKFSIFFSREEAKKEGYLLDQLRTFPKERWLEMWGYLKNITHHFEYQYPLKKGDAVNMIWRQVKHKLPAAKLDVHRNRRLKVPDWWR is encoded by the exons ATGAAAGTGAAAGATACAATGAGTAAGAGTTTACTCTGTTTAGCAGTATTCATTATATTCCTCTTTGCTTCTTTATTCTATACAGGAACAATCGATTACAGATCAAGTTTTTCCCTATTCGATTCTTCCACACTGAGTAAACCTACACCTTGCTACACTGAATCAGACTCTCTTAAAGTTTACATGTATGATCTGGAAATGAAATACAACACGGGTTTGTTAAAAGGGTCACATTATAATGCACCAGCTGTTACAGTCGAGACTTTACCAAAATGGCCTTATTATACGGGTTTAAGGAAACAACACAGTGTTGAGTATTGGATGTTGGCATCATTGTTGTATGGAAATGATGAGGCGGTTAGGGTTTTGGATCCGGAATCCGCTGATGTGTTTTTTGTGCCTTTTTTTTCGTCGTTGAGTTATAATACTTATTATAGACATGGGAATGATTCTGAGGTCAAATTTGATGATGCATTGCAG GCTGAAATTGCTGACTTCTTACAAAAGTCTGAACATTGGAAGAGGTCTAGTGGTCGGGATCATGTGATACCAATGCATCATCCAAATGCTTTCAGGCGTTACCGGGAGAAGGTGAATGCTGCTATTTTCATTGTTGCAGATTTTGGTCGTCCTCCTCCAACTGTTTCTAATTTGAGGAAAGATGTAGTGGCCCCATACGCACACGTGGTTGAAACTTTTGAAGGTGATAAAACTGCAGACCCATATGAGTCCCGTACAACTCTTCTTTTCTTCCGGGGGAGGACAGACAGGAAAGAT GATGGAAAAGACCGTCAGCAATTGAAAGACATGTTAAGTGGTCAAAAGGATGTTGTCTTCGAAGCAGCAGGAATCTCAGGGAAAGGTGTAAATGAA TCAACAAATGGGATGCGTTCCTCAAAGTTCTGTCTACACCCAGCAGGGGACACGCCATCATCTTGCCGCCTGTTTGATGCTATAGTTAGCCATTGTGTTCCTGTAATTGTGAGTGACAAAATTGAGCTACCTTTCGAGGATGAATTAGACTACACCAAGTTCTCGATATTTTTCTCACGCGAGGAGGCAAAGAAAGAAGGATACCTGCTTGATCAGCTCAGGACCtttccaaaagaaagatggcttgAAATGTGGGGCTATCTTAAGAACATTACCCATCATTTTGAGTACCAGTACCCTCTGAAAAAGGGTGATGCTGTAAACATGATATGGAGGCAGGTGAAGCACAAGCTTCCTGCTGCCAAACTTGATGTACATAGAAACAGGAGGCTCAAAGTGCCAGATTGGTGGAGATAG
- the LOC132614431 gene encoding probable arabinosyltransferase ARAD1 isoform X2, translating to MKVKDTMSKSLLCLAVFIIFLFASLFYTGTIDYRSSFSLFDSSTLSKPTPCYTESDSLKVYMYDLEMKYNTGLLKGSHYNAPAVTVETLPKWPYYTGLRKQHSVEYWMLASLLYGNDEAVRVLDPESADVFFVPFFSSLSYNTYYRHGNDSEVKFDDALQAEIADFLQKSEHWKRSSGRDHVIPMHHPNAFRRYREKDGKDRQQLKDMLSGQKDVVFEAAGISGKGVNESTNGMRSSKFCLHPAGDTPSSCRLFDAIVSHCVPVIVSDKIELPFEDELDYTKFSIFFSREEAKKEGYLLDQLRTFPKERWLEMWGYLKNITHHFEYQYPLKKGDAVNMIWRQVKHKLPAAKLDVHRNRRLKVPDWWR from the exons ATGAAAGTGAAAGATACAATGAGTAAGAGTTTACTCTGTTTAGCAGTATTCATTATATTCCTCTTTGCTTCTTTATTCTATACAGGAACAATCGATTACAGATCAAGTTTTTCCCTATTCGATTCTTCCACACTGAGTAAACCTACACCTTGCTACACTGAATCAGACTCTCTTAAAGTTTACATGTATGATCTGGAAATGAAATACAACACGGGTTTGTTAAAAGGGTCACATTATAATGCACCAGCTGTTACAGTCGAGACTTTACCAAAATGGCCTTATTATACGGGTTTAAGGAAACAACACAGTGTTGAGTATTGGATGTTGGCATCATTGTTGTATGGAAATGATGAGGCGGTTAGGGTTTTGGATCCGGAATCCGCTGATGTGTTTTTTGTGCCTTTTTTTTCGTCGTTGAGTTATAATACTTATTATAGACATGGGAATGATTCTGAGGTCAAATTTGATGATGCATTGCAG GCTGAAATTGCTGACTTCTTACAAAAGTCTGAACATTGGAAGAGGTCTAGTGGTCGGGATCATGTGATACCAATGCATCATCCAAATGCTTTCAGGCGTTACCGGGAGAAG GATGGAAAAGACCGTCAGCAATTGAAAGACATGTTAAGTGGTCAAAAGGATGTTGTCTTCGAAGCAGCAGGAATCTCAGGGAAAGGTGTAAATGAA TCAACAAATGGGATGCGTTCCTCAAAGTTCTGTCTACACCCAGCAGGGGACACGCCATCATCTTGCCGCCTGTTTGATGCTATAGTTAGCCATTGTGTTCCTGTAATTGTGAGTGACAAAATTGAGCTACCTTTCGAGGATGAATTAGACTACACCAAGTTCTCGATATTTTTCTCACGCGAGGAGGCAAAGAAAGAAGGATACCTGCTTGATCAGCTCAGGACCtttccaaaagaaagatggcttgAAATGTGGGGCTATCTTAAGAACATTACCCATCATTTTGAGTACCAGTACCCTCTGAAAAAGGGTGATGCTGTAAACATGATATGGAGGCAGGTGAAGCACAAGCTTCCTGCTGCCAAACTTGATGTACATAGAAACAGGAGGCTCAAAGTGCCAGATTGGTGGAGATAG